The following are encoded together in the Deltaproteobacteria bacterium genome:
- a CDS encoding aldo/keto reductase family protein: MEHRPLGRSGLRVSEIALGSWLTFGASVDVPGTVEVVHAALDAGIVFFDTADVYAGGAAEEALREALRGLPRHKLVLASKAFFPLSEDPNDRGLSRKHLFESVHASLRRLGTDYLDLHQCHRFDPTVPVDETVRAYEDLIRQGKVLYWGTSEWRAEQITAALAAADRHGAYRPISNQPQYSLLRRGIEAKVLPLCAREGIGQVVWSPLAQGVLTGKYRPGERPAGTRAAHPSQARFMEAFLGEEVLARVEGLRPIAGDLGLTMAQLALAWCLRQEGIASVIVGATRPAQLAETAKASGVKLPSDAVAALDRLFAAA, encoded by the coding sequence ATGGAACACCGCCCGCTCGGACGCAGCGGCCTGCGCGTGAGCGAGATCGCGCTCGGCTCCTGGCTCACCTTCGGCGCCAGCGTGGACGTGCCCGGCACGGTCGAGGTCGTGCACGCCGCGCTCGACGCCGGGATCGTCTTCTTCGACACGGCCGACGTCTACGCGGGCGGCGCCGCCGAGGAGGCGCTGCGCGAGGCGCTGCGCGGCCTCCCCCGTCACAAGCTCGTGCTCGCGAGCAAGGCCTTCTTCCCCCTGTCCGAGGACCCGAACGACCGCGGTCTCTCGCGCAAGCACCTCTTCGAGAGCGTGCACGCCTCGCTGCGCCGCCTCGGCACGGACTACCTCGACCTCCACCAGTGCCATCGCTTCGACCCGACCGTGCCCGTGGACGAGACCGTGCGCGCCTACGAGGACCTGATCCGCCAGGGCAAGGTGCTCTACTGGGGGACCTCGGAGTGGAGAGCGGAGCAGATCACGGCGGCGCTCGCCGCCGCCGACCGGCACGGGGCCTACCGCCCGATCTCCAACCAGCCCCAGTACTCGCTCCTGCGCCGGGGGATCGAAGCGAAGGTGCTGCCGCTCTGCGCCCGCGAGGGGATCGGGCAGGTGGTCTGGAGCCCCCTCGCGCAGGGCGTCCTCACCGGGAAGTACCGGCCCGGCGAGCGGCCGGCGGGCACGCGCGCGGCGCACCCCTCCCAGGCGCGCTTCATGGAGGCCTTCCTCGGCGAGGAGGTGCTGGCGCGCGTCGAGGGCCTGCGGCCGATCGCGGGCGATCTCGGCCTCACGATGGCGCAGCTCGCGCTCGCCTGGTGCCTGCGCCAGGAGGGGATTGCGAGCGTGATCGTCGGCGCGACGCGCCCCGCCCAGCTCGCCGAGACCGCGAAGGCGTCGGGCGTGAAGCTCCCGTCCGACGCCGTCGCGGCGCTCGATCGGCTGTTCGCGGCGGCCTGA
- a CDS encoding tRNA-(ms[2]io[6]A)-hydroxylase, giving the protein MLRLAAPTDPAWTGRALAHLDEILLDHAHLEKKAAGAAVTLLFRYPERRALQAPLARLAREELAHFEEVLGHLDRRGIPFRPQRPGAYAGRLHAAVRPDEPARLLDTLLVAALIEARSCERMGLLAEALPGVDDALARLYRGLLAAEARHHGEYVGLALAHFPEAEVRERLASLAAHEAEALAAAAPAPRLHG; this is encoded by the coding sequence ATGCTGCGCCTGGCTGCGCCCACCGACCCCGCCTGGACCGGGCGCGCACTCGCGCACCTCGACGAGATCCTGCTCGACCACGCGCACCTCGAGAAGAAGGCCGCCGGCGCCGCCGTGACGCTCCTGTTCCGTTACCCCGAGCGGCGCGCGCTCCAGGCGCCGCTCGCGCGACTCGCCCGCGAGGAGCTCGCGCACTTCGAGGAGGTGCTCGGCCACCTGGACCGGCGCGGGATCCCCTTCCGCCCCCAGCGACCCGGAGCGTATGCAGGGCGCCTCCACGCCGCCGTGCGCCCGGACGAGCCGGCGCGGCTGCTCGACACGCTGCTCGTGGCCGCGCTCATCGAGGCGCGGAGCTGCGAGCGGATGGGCCTGCTGGCCGAGGCCCTGCCCGGGGTCGACGACGCGCTCGCCCGGCTCTACCGCGGGCTCCTGGCCGCCGAGGCACGACACCACGGAGAGTACGTCGGGCTGGCGCTCGCGCACTTCCCCGAGGCCGAGGTGCGCGAGCGCCTCGCGAGCCTGGCGGCGCACGAGGCGGAGGCCCTCGCGGCGGCTGCCCCGGCGCCGCGCCTGCACGGCTGA
- a CDS encoding aminotransferase class V-fold PLP-dependent enzyme: protein MSLPRRLLLGPGPSNVHPRVLAALAEPLLGHLDPAFLALADEVQARLRRLFGTANRLTIPLAASGSGGMEACFTNLVEPGDRALIGVAGVFGERMCDVADRLGARVVRVEAEWGRALDDEVVLAAIERERPALVALVHAETSTGVRQPLERIAQAVRAADALLILDCVTSLGGLPVTLDAWGVDAAYSATQKCLSCPPGLAPSSFSERALARAARRWAPSPSWYFDVGLLAGYYGEQRVYHHTAPVGMVAGLAEGLRVIDEEGLEARAARHAGAAARLLAGLAPLGFEPLVPAGERLPMLSAIRLPEQVVRAGEAALRRRLLDRHGIEVGGGLGKLAGRIWRIGLMGENARPDVVDRLLGALREELGAR, encoded by the coding sequence ATGTCGCTTCCCCGCCGGCTGCTTCTCGGCCCTGGCCCCTCGAACGTGCATCCCCGGGTGCTGGCCGCGCTCGCGGAGCCTCTCCTCGGCCACCTCGACCCCGCCTTCCTGGCGCTCGCCGACGAGGTGCAGGCGCGCCTGCGCCGGCTCTTCGGCACCGCGAACCGGCTCACGATCCCGCTCGCGGCGAGCGGCAGCGGGGGGATGGAGGCCTGCTTCACGAACCTGGTGGAGCCGGGCGACCGGGCGCTGATCGGGGTGGCCGGCGTCTTCGGCGAGCGCATGTGCGACGTGGCCGACCGCCTGGGCGCGCGCGTGGTGCGGGTGGAGGCCGAGTGGGGCCGGGCCCTCGACGACGAGGTCGTGCTCGCCGCGATCGAGCGCGAGCGCCCGGCGCTGGTCGCGCTCGTCCACGCCGAGACCTCGACCGGCGTGCGCCAGCCGCTCGAGCGGATCGCGCAGGCCGTGCGCGCGGCGGATGCGCTCCTGATCCTCGACTGCGTCACCTCGCTCGGGGGCCTGCCGGTGACGCTCGACGCCTGGGGCGTGGACGCCGCTTACTCCGCCACCCAGAAGTGTCTCTCCTGCCCGCCCGGGCTCGCGCCGTCCTCGTTCTCGGAGCGGGCGCTCGCGCGCGCCGCCCGGCGGTGGGCGCCGTCGCCGAGCTGGTACTTCGACGTCGGGCTGCTCGCCGGCTACTACGGCGAGCAGCGGGTCTACCACCACACGGCGCCGGTCGGGATGGTCGCGGGGCTGGCCGAGGGCCTGCGCGTGATCGACGAGGAAGGCCTCGAGGCGCGCGCCGCCCGCCATGCCGGGGCTGCCGCGCGCCTCCTCGCGGGCCTCGCGCCGCTCGGCTTCGAGCCCCTCGTACCGGCCGGGGAGCGGCTGCCGATGCTGAGCGCGATCCGGCTCCCGGAGCAGGTGGTACGCGCGGGCGAGGCGGCGCTGCGCCGGCGCCTGCTCGACCGGCACGGGATCGAGGTCGGCGGCGGGCTCGGGAAGCTCGCGGGCAGGATCTGGCGGATCGGGCTGATGGGCGAGAACGCCCGCCCGGACGTGGTCGATCGGCTCCTCGGAGCGCTGCGCGAGGAGCTGGGGGCGCGGTAG
- a CDS encoding aldehyde dehydrogenase family protein, with amino-acid sequence MSDFTLTIDGKALPGESSFGVVNPATGQVFAQAPSCSRAQLDAAMEAAHRAFGPWQRDEARRRQALVACAEAIQARLGELAPILTQEQGKPLAKAGEELIGAAVWFRYTAALQIPVEVVQDDENARIEVRRRPYGVVGAITPWNFPVLLAVWKIAPALLAGNTVVIKPSPFTPLSTLKLGEILRDALPPGVVNVVSGGDELGAWVSSHPRVRKISFTGSVATGKKVATAAAPDLKRLTLELGGNDAAIVLPDADPAAIAEKVFWGAFTNSGQVCSAIKRLYVHESIAAPLTEALAQVARSVKTGDGMQPDTQLGPINNKPQFERVVGLLEDARKAGAKVVTGGGARAGGGYFVEPTLVTGIAEGTRLVDEEQFGPALPILTYRDVGDAVERANATMFGLSGSVWSSSPERGAEVAGQLECGTAWVNQHLAIGPNVPFGGAKWSGIGVENGPWGLLGFTEIQTVNVAKK; translated from the coding sequence ATGAGCGACTTCACCCTCACGATCGACGGCAAGGCGCTGCCCGGCGAGAGCAGCTTCGGGGTCGTGAACCCCGCCACCGGCCAGGTCTTCGCGCAGGCGCCGAGCTGCAGCCGCGCGCAGCTCGACGCGGCGATGGAGGCGGCCCACCGCGCCTTCGGCCCCTGGCAGCGCGACGAGGCGCGCCGCCGCCAGGCGCTCGTGGCCTGCGCCGAGGCGATCCAGGCCCGGCTCGGCGAGCTGGCCCCGATCCTGACCCAGGAGCAGGGCAAGCCGCTCGCGAAGGCGGGCGAGGAGCTGATCGGGGCCGCCGTCTGGTTCCGCTACACCGCGGCGCTCCAGATCCCCGTCGAGGTGGTGCAGGACGACGAGAACGCGCGCATCGAGGTGCGCCGGCGCCCCTACGGCGTGGTGGGCGCGATCACGCCCTGGAACTTCCCGGTGCTGCTCGCGGTGTGGAAGATCGCGCCCGCGCTGCTCGCCGGGAACACGGTCGTGATCAAGCCCTCGCCCTTCACGCCGCTCTCGACGCTCAAGCTCGGCGAGATCCTGCGCGACGCGCTCCCGCCGGGGGTCGTCAACGTGGTGTCGGGCGGCGACGAGCTCGGCGCCTGGGTGTCCTCGCACCCGCGCGTGCGCAAGATCTCGTTCACCGGCTCGGTCGCCACCGGCAAGAAGGTCGCGACCGCGGCGGCGCCCGACCTCAAGCGCCTCACCCTCGAGCTCGGCGGCAACGACGCGGCGATCGTGCTCCCGGACGCCGACCCCGCGGCGATCGCCGAGAAGGTCTTCTGGGGCGCGTTCACGAACTCGGGGCAGGTGTGCAGCGCCATCAAGCGCCTCTACGTCCACGAGTCGATCGCGGCGCCGCTCACCGAGGCGCTGGCGCAGGTGGCGCGCAGCGTGAAGACGGGCGACGGCATGCAGCCCGACACCCAGCTCGGCCCGATCAACAACAAGCCCCAGTTCGAGCGCGTCGTGGGGCTGCTCGAGGACGCCCGGAAGGCCGGCGCCAAGGTGGTGACCGGCGGCGGCGCGCGCGCCGGCGGCGGCTACTTCGTCGAGCCCACGCTCGTGACCGGGATCGCCGAGGGCACGCGCCTCGTGGACGAGGAGCAGTTCGGGCCCGCGCTGCCGATCCTGACCTACCGCGACGTCGGCGACGCCGTCGAGCGCGCGAACGCGACCATGTTCGGGCTCTCGGGCTCGGTCTGGTCGTCGAGCCCCGAGCGGGGGGCCGAGGTGGCGGGGCAGCTCGAGTGCGGCACCGCGTGGGTGAACCAGCACCTCGCGATCGGCCCGAACGTGCCCTTCGGCGGGGCCAAGTGGTCGGGGATCGGCGTCGAGAACGGGCCCTGGGGCCTGCTCGGCTTCACCGAGATCCAGACCGTCAACGTCGCCAAGAAGTAG
- a CDS encoding AAA family ATPase, whose product MNSSSASGAGPAGIVRFGAFELDLGRGELYRQGRPVALQELPLRLLVLLVQQSGQTVQRDDIFPCLWPGGLVVDYEHGLNTVVRKLRRALGDSPARPRFVETVPRKGYRFVAHLLDDEGDLAPSDDRADAAAVLARIPFVGRRQELAELVARARAALGGQGSFVLVSGEPGVGKTRLLEELAERAPAAGLYVFWGRCVEGEGALPYAPFGEALAEWVRAADLTEVRERLGEHAPVLARLAPVIRGRLPELGEPLPSGAGDEGPRMAQAIAEIVAAAARHQPLLLILDDLQWADPATSAMLARLVRLAAGLPLLIVAGRRPDPAAPDPPAGARIELGGFDRAHMHTLLELLSGGEVPPAYVDAFHRETGGNPFFMREILLHLAECGELVRDGSGQWVALREVEAIDLPASIRAVVERRLARLSEDARRPLVVACSFAGSFDFPIAAAAARLDESDALDALDEIYEAQLVQEADVADRFEFSQALVRSVLYTGLNPARRARIHRRVALALTRERGRALSAGEIARHWRRSAELPGAEAGVEACLAAAGAAERIGAWAETARWLRTALSLAPTGDARRPAIESRLGLALARAGKPGEAARVAAQAGDRLARADGPAAAASYLADVADAIWWVSLDAAAWTLAEQGLRFAGARRDLVWARLLSHALSGREAHDPELPGVTRDGPERRELTRVVLAHPSALDLARPTELWRHLVLPSRAEVLERVPGVASLIGFQAGGYRAALAEFRTAAETALRRHHRLLAALLLASAARLESALGALADADASQARAEELAREGPASSLVALRLGTLVGDLAQVRGEGFEALGPAVEAALATDAPETRWVLPLASAGAASAHAMAGREREALAALVLPRKALAIAPGWSFPYVATLHRTIATLWTLGRAEGLEPLEALLRERALAPDFRHPHTDARLSLARLCGLGGRTGEALGWLDEARRVLDEQGALPLRALCDYDEALLHLRAGSPRPRVAELRERALARFDAVGMPGWRKRAEALLG is encoded by the coding sequence GTGAACTCCTCTTCCGCGTCGGGTGCCGGTCCCGCGGGGATCGTGCGCTTCGGCGCGTTCGAGCTCGACCTCGGGCGCGGGGAGCTCTACCGCCAGGGCCGCCCGGTCGCGCTCCAGGAGCTGCCCCTGCGGCTCCTCGTCCTGCTGGTCCAGCAGTCCGGGCAGACGGTCCAGCGGGATGACATCTTCCCCTGCCTCTGGCCCGGCGGCCTGGTCGTCGACTACGAGCACGGGCTCAACACGGTCGTCCGCAAGCTCCGGCGTGCGCTCGGCGACTCGCCCGCCCGCCCGCGCTTCGTCGAGACCGTGCCCCGGAAGGGCTACCGCTTCGTCGCGCACCTGCTCGACGACGAAGGCGACCTGGCGCCCTCCGACGATCGCGCCGACGCAGCCGCGGTCCTCGCGCGGATCCCCTTCGTCGGGCGCAGGCAAGAGCTGGCCGAGCTCGTGGCACGTGCACGCGCCGCGCTCGGCGGCCAGGGGTCGTTCGTGCTGGTGAGCGGCGAGCCGGGAGTCGGCAAGACCCGCCTGCTCGAGGAGCTGGCCGAGCGGGCACCCGCCGCCGGCCTGTACGTGTTCTGGGGACGCTGCGTCGAAGGGGAAGGCGCGCTGCCCTACGCGCCGTTCGGCGAGGCGCTCGCCGAGTGGGTCCGTGCCGCCGACCTCACCGAGGTGCGCGAGCGGCTCGGCGAGCACGCCCCGGTCCTCGCGCGCCTGGCGCCGGTGATCCGAGGGCGGCTTCCGGAGCTGGGCGAGCCGCTCCCCTCTGGCGCTGGGGACGAGGGCCCGCGCATGGCCCAGGCGATCGCAGAGATCGTGGCGGCGGCGGCCCGGCACCAGCCCCTGCTGCTGATCCTCGACGATCTCCAGTGGGCCGATCCGGCCACGAGCGCAATGCTCGCGCGTCTCGTGCGGCTCGCTGCCGGGCTGCCGCTCCTGATCGTGGCGGGCCGGCGCCCGGATCCGGCTGCCCCGGATCCGCCCGCGGGCGCGCGGATCGAGCTCGGGGGCTTCGACCGCGCGCACATGCACACCCTCCTCGAGCTGCTCTCCGGGGGCGAGGTGCCGCCCGCGTACGTCGATGCGTTCCACCGCGAGACGGGCGGCAATCCCTTCTTCATGCGCGAGATCCTGCTGCACCTCGCGGAATGCGGCGAGCTCGTCCGCGACGGGTCCGGGCAGTGGGTGGCGCTGCGCGAGGTCGAGGCGATCGACCTGCCGGCGAGCATCCGCGCCGTGGTCGAGCGGCGGCTTGCACGGCTCTCCGAGGATGCCCGGCGGCCGCTGGTCGTGGCGTGCAGCTTCGCGGGATCCTTCGACTTCCCGATCGCGGCGGCCGCTGCGCGCCTGGACGAGTCCGACGCGCTCGACGCGCTCGACGAGATCTACGAGGCGCAGCTCGTGCAGGAAGCCGACGTGGCCGACCGCTTCGAGTTCTCGCAGGCGCTCGTACGCAGCGTGCTCTACACCGGCCTCAATCCCGCCCGCCGTGCGCGCATCCATCGCCGCGTGGCGCTCGCCCTCACCCGCGAGCGCGGACGCGCGCTCTCCGCGGGCGAGATCGCTCGGCACTGGCGGCGCAGCGCCGAGCTGCCGGGGGCGGAGGCAGGCGTGGAGGCCTGCCTCGCCGCCGCCGGCGCCGCCGAACGGATCGGCGCCTGGGCCGAGACCGCGCGCTGGCTACGCACGGCGCTGTCGCTTGCGCCGACCGGTGACGCGCGGCGGCCCGCGATCGAGAGTCGCCTCGGGCTCGCGCTCGCGCGGGCCGGGAAGCCCGGGGAGGCGGCGCGCGTCGCCGCCCAGGCCGGCGATCGGCTCGCGCGGGCCGATGGGCCCGCGGCGGCAGCGAGCTATCTCGCGGACGTCGCCGATGCGATCTGGTGGGTCTCGCTGGACGCGGCGGCCTGGACCCTGGCCGAGCAGGGCCTCCGCTTCGCGGGGGCGCGCCGGGACCTCGTCTGGGCGCGCCTGCTCTCGCACGCGCTCTCGGGCCGCGAGGCCCACGACCCCGAGCTTCCGGGCGTGACCCGCGACGGGCCCGAGCGCCGCGAGCTCACCCGGGTGGTCCTGGCGCACCCCTCCGCCCTCGATCTCGCGCGCCCGACCGAGCTGTGGCGCCATCTCGTCCTGCCCTCGCGCGCCGAGGTCCTGGAGCGCGTGCCGGGCGTCGCGTCCCTGATCGGCTTCCAGGCCGGCGGGTACCGTGCGGCGCTCGCCGAGTTCCGCACGGCGGCCGAAACGGCGCTGCGGCGGCACCATCGGCTGCTCGCGGCGCTGCTCCTCGCGAGCGCCGCGCGCCTCGAGTCGGCCCTCGGAGCGCTGGCGGACGCGGACGCGTCGCAGGCCCGTGCCGAGGAGCTGGCGCGCGAGGGCCCCGCGTCGTCGCTCGTGGCGCTCCGGCTCGGCACCCTGGTGGGCGACCTCGCCCAGGTGCGCGGCGAGGGCTTCGAGGCGCTGGGACCCGCCGTCGAGGCCGCCCTCGCGACCGACGCGCCCGAGACGCGCTGGGTGCTGCCGCTGGCCTCCGCGGGGGCCGCGTCGGCCCACGCGATGGCGGGCCGCGAGCGTGAGGCTCTCGCAGCGCTCGTGCTGCCGCGCAAGGCGCTCGCGATCGCCCCCGGCTGGAGCTTCCCGTACGTCGCGACCCTCCACCGCACGATCGCGACGCTCTGGACCCTGGGCCGCGCGGAGGGGCTCGAGCCGCTCGAGGCGCTCCTGCGCGAGCGGGCGCTGGCGCCCGACTTCCGCCATCCCCATACCGACGCGCGCCTCTCGCTGGCGCGGCTGTGCGGACTCGGGGGCCGGACCGGGGAGGCGCTCGGGTGGCTCGACGAGGCGCGCCGGGTGCTCGACGAGCAGGGCGCGCTCCCGCTGCGCGCACTCTGCGACTACGACGAGGCGCTCCTGCACCTGCGGGCGGGCAGCCCCCGCCCGCGCGTCGCAGAGCTCCGCGAGCGCGCGCTCGCGCGCTTCGACGCGGTCGGCATGCCGGGCTGGCGGAAGCGTGCCGAGGCGCTGCTCGGCTGA